In Vibrio hippocampi, the following are encoded in one genomic region:
- the xylB gene encoding xylulokinase, with protein MYIGIDLGTSGVKSIVVSKDGEIIASKSGELSVIREKPLWSEQNPEDWWDATCHTVAELAKSVDLAQVKGIGLSGQMHGATLLDSQGQVLRPAILWNDGRCAQECQELELLVPNAREITGNIMMPGFTAPKLKWVQNHEPEIFAKIDQVLLPKDYLRFKMTGDYASDMSDSAGTCWLDVASRRWSVDLLTATGLSERQMPKLFEGSEITGVLSADVAKAWGMKQVPVVAGGGDNAAGAVGVGITNPGQAMLSLGTSGVYFAVSNGRVANPDSALHSFCHALPKTWHTMSVTLSAASCLQWVATLTGFDDVGTMLTEVEAGNISEGDVIFLPYLSGERTPHNNPNAKGVFFGLTHTTTKLDLVKAVLEGVGFAFADGFDALHVTKNIPEEISLIGGGARSSYWRQMLADIVGMELVYRKGGEVGPALGAARLAILGVNKESTVEQVCPVPELVQRHEPNREKHALYAQKRAQYQAIYHKLKDQF; from the coding sequence ATGTATATCGGAATCGACCTTGGCACCTCGGGTGTAAAATCGATTGTAGTGTCCAAAGATGGCGAAATCATTGCTTCGAAAAGTGGCGAACTGTCCGTAATTAGGGAAAAACCACTTTGGTCAGAGCAGAACCCAGAGGATTGGTGGGATGCAACATGCCACACAGTAGCAGAATTGGCAAAGTCAGTCGATTTAGCTCAGGTGAAGGGTATTGGTTTATCTGGTCAGATGCATGGAGCGACACTTCTTGATTCACAGGGTCAAGTGCTAAGACCTGCCATTCTTTGGAATGACGGTCGCTGCGCTCAAGAGTGTCAGGAGTTAGAGTTACTTGTACCTAACGCTCGTGAGATCACTGGCAATATTATGATGCCCGGATTTACGGCACCAAAACTGAAGTGGGTACAAAACCATGAGCCTGAGATATTTGCTAAAATTGACCAAGTATTGCTTCCTAAAGATTACCTAAGATTCAAAATGACGGGTGATTATGCGTCCGATATGTCCGATTCAGCGGGCACTTGTTGGTTGGATGTCGCGTCGCGTCGCTGGAGCGTTGATTTATTGACAGCAACCGGCTTGTCTGAGCGCCAGATGCCTAAATTGTTTGAGGGGAGTGAAATCACGGGTGTGCTGAGCGCTGATGTTGCAAAAGCATGGGGAATGAAACAAGTTCCTGTCGTAGCTGGTGGAGGTGACAATGCCGCAGGTGCAGTGGGTGTAGGTATTACAAATCCAGGACAAGCCATGCTCTCTTTAGGGACGTCAGGGGTGTATTTTGCCGTGAGCAATGGACGTGTTGCCAACCCGGATTCTGCACTGCACAGCTTCTGCCACGCATTGCCTAAAACTTGGCACACCATGTCAGTGACTTTGAGTGCCGCATCTTGTTTGCAGTGGGTGGCGACTCTCACGGGCTTTGATGACGTAGGTACGATGCTGACGGAAGTGGAAGCGGGTAACATTAGTGAAGGTGACGTGATCTTCTTACCTTATTTGTCTGGTGAAAGAACACCACACAATAATCCGAACGCGAAAGGTGTTTTCTTCGGTTTAACCCACACAACAACAAAGCTTGATTTGGTGAAAGCAGTATTAGAAGGGGTAGGTTTTGCTTTTGCTGATGGTTTTGATGCGTTGCACGTGACCAAAAATATCCCTGAAGAAATTTCATTAATCGGTGGCGGAGCAAGAAGTTCATACTGGCGCCAAATGCTCGCTGATATAGTCGGTATGGAACTTGTTTATCGTAAAGGTGGTGAAGTTGGTCCAGCGCTTGGGGCTGCGCGTTTAGCGATATTAGGTGTCAATAAGGAGAGTACTGTAGAGCAAGTATGTCCGGTGCCGGAGTTGGTACAGAGACATGAACCAAATAGGGAAAAACACGCACTTTATGCACAAAAGCGCGCCCAATATCAGGCGATTTATCACAAGCTAAAAGACCAGTTCTAA
- a CDS encoding aldose epimerase family protein: MPNKEYRNIKPWGNYKLISLSNNQGTTVEISDLGATVVNFYVNDSNGIKTNIVLGYENPSDYIRGKSYLGCVVGPWANRIARGKFLLDGHIIQLETNEGTNHLHGGKANIGAKCWEVIHTSSDSVKLSCSTLEGEAGYPCDIDFHVEYQLSNSNELSITYSALPYGRTPINMTQHTYFNLDDSDTIEGHSIKIDSEHYLHVDANAIPNQINSVQSTPFDLRRPTLIREKIDSDNQQLLAAGGFDHCWALDGNIISRAASVASNKSGLRLDVYTDQIGIQFYSGNFLNGEKGRLGRTYKERAGLCLETQCYPNQVNMKYSEACIFSDSNKYQHKVIYKVTAD, encoded by the coding sequence ATGCCAAACAAAGAATATAGAAACATCAAACCTTGGGGTAATTACAAGCTTATCTCACTAAGCAACAATCAAGGTACAACTGTAGAGATCTCCGACTTGGGTGCTACTGTTGTCAACTTTTATGTTAATGATTCTAACGGTATCAAGACCAATATTGTTCTCGGATACGAAAATCCATCTGACTATATTAGAGGAAAATCTTACCTTGGTTGCGTTGTCGGTCCTTGGGCTAACCGAATCGCAAGAGGTAAGTTTTTGTTAGATGGTCATATCATTCAATTGGAAACCAATGAAGGAACCAATCACCTGCATGGTGGCAAAGCGAATATTGGCGCAAAATGTTGGGAAGTCATTCATACCAGTTCAGATTCCGTAAAACTTTCTTGCTCAACATTAGAAGGTGAAGCAGGTTATCCATGTGACATTGATTTTCATGTTGAATATCAATTAAGTAATAGTAATGAGCTTAGCATTACTTATTCCGCTTTACCTTATGGTAGAACCCCGATAAATATGACTCAGCACACCTACTTTAATTTAGATGATAGTGACACTATTGAAGGACATTCAATTAAGATTGATAGCGAACATTATCTTCACGTTGATGCAAATGCGATTCCAAATCAAATAAATTCCGTTCAATCTACACCGTTTGATTTGAGAAGACCAACTCTTATTCGTGAAAAAATTGATAGTGATAATCAGCAGTTATTGGCAGCTGGTGGTTTTGATCATTGCTGGGCACTAGACGGAAATATCATATCACGAGCCGCTTCAGTCGCCTCAAATAAATCTGGACTGAGACTGGATGTCTATACAGATCAGATTGGGATTCAGTTCTATTCCGGTAATTTTCTCAACGGCGAAAAGGGACGCCTAGGCCGTACTTACAAAGAACGAGCAGGTTTATGTCTGGAAACACAATGCTATCCAAACCAAGTAAATATGAAATATAGCGAAGCCTGTATATTCAGCGATAGTAACAAATATCAACATAAAGTTATTTATAAGGTAACTGCTGATTAA
- the tkt gene encoding transketolase produces the protein MDRKQLANAIRALSMDGVQQANSGHPGAPMGMADIAEVLWRNHLNHNPTNPDWANRDRFVLSNGHGSMLIYSLLHLSGYDLSIDDLKNFRQLHSKTPGHPEYGYAPGIETTTGPLGQGITNAVGMALAEKALAAQFNRPNHNIVDHFTYVFMGDGCLMEGISHEACSLAGTLGLGKLIAFWDDNGISIDGEVEGWFSDDTPKRFESYGWHVIANVDGHDANAIDNAIKLAKSDSRPTLICTKTIIGFGSPNKSGSHDCHGAPLGAEEIAATRKQLGWEYGPFEIPSDIYSHWDAKESGTAKELNWNAQFAAYEASHPELAAEFTRRINGELPSGWEQKTTQIIANLQSNPANIASRKASQNALEAFGALLPEFMGGSADLAPSNLTMWSGSKSLTAEDFAGNYIHYGVREFGMTAIMNGIALHGGFVPYGATFLMFMEYARNALRMAALMKAQNIQVYTHDSIGLGEDGPTHQPVEQVASLRMTPNMSTWRPCDQVESAVAWKLAIERKDGPTALIFSRQNLAQQPRNSEQLVNVAKGGYVLLDCADKPDLIFIATGSEVELAIEAATLLAKEGQKVRVVSMPSTDTFDRQSDAYRESVLPASVTARVAIEAGISDYWYKYVGLQGRVIGMTTFGESAPADELFKLFGFTVDNAVSTARALLN, from the coding sequence ATGGATCGCAAACAACTGGCAAATGCTATTCGTGCATTGAGCATGGATGGAGTACAACAAGCTAACTCAGGTCACCCTGGTGCACCAATGGGCATGGCAGATATTGCCGAAGTTCTCTGGCGTAATCACTTAAATCATAACCCAACCAATCCGGACTGGGCCAACCGTGACCGTTTTGTACTGTCTAACGGACATGGCTCTATGTTGATCTATTCGTTGCTGCATTTATCTGGCTACGATCTGTCAATTGATGATCTGAAAAACTTCCGTCAGTTACACTCTAAAACACCGGGGCATCCAGAATACGGTTATGCACCCGGCATCGAGACGACAACAGGTCCTCTTGGTCAAGGCATCACTAATGCGGTAGGTATGGCGCTTGCGGAAAAAGCCTTAGCCGCACAATTTAACCGACCAAACCACAACATTGTTGACCACTTCACCTATGTATTTATGGGTGATGGCTGTTTAATGGAAGGTATTTCTCACGAAGCGTGTTCTCTTGCTGGCACGTTGGGTTTGGGTAAACTGATTGCATTTTGGGATGACAACGGCATTTCCATTGATGGTGAAGTAGAAGGTTGGTTCTCTGACGATACACCTAAACGCTTTGAATCATACGGTTGGCACGTCATTGCTAATGTCGATGGACATGATGCTAACGCTATTGATAACGCGATAAAACTGGCTAAGTCCGACTCTCGTCCAACATTGATCTGCACTAAAACCATCATTGGCTTTGGTTCACCGAATAAATCGGGTTCGCACGATTGCCATGGTGCGCCACTAGGTGCAGAAGAAATTGCAGCAACACGCAAACAGTTGGGCTGGGAATACGGACCGTTTGAGATCCCTTCTGACATCTATTCGCACTGGGATGCTAAGGAGTCCGGAACCGCTAAAGAACTAAATTGGAATGCTCAGTTCGCAGCTTATGAAGCGTCGCACCCTGAACTAGCCGCTGAGTTTACCCGTCGCATAAACGGTGAGCTTCCCTCTGGATGGGAACAAAAAACCACTCAAATTATCGCCAACCTTCAGTCCAATCCTGCAAATATAGCCTCGCGTAAAGCCTCACAAAACGCTTTGGAAGCATTTGGTGCACTGTTACCTGAATTTATGGGTGGTTCCGCCGATCTTGCTCCTTCTAACCTAACTATGTGGTCTGGTTCTAAATCGTTAACAGCAGAAGATTTTGCGGGCAATTATATCCATTATGGTGTTCGTGAATTTGGTATGACCGCGATTATGAACGGTATCGCTCTGCATGGTGGCTTTGTGCCTTACGGTGCTACATTCTTAATGTTTATGGAATATGCGCGCAATGCACTACGTATGGCTGCTCTGATGAAAGCGCAGAACATTCAAGTGTATACTCATGATTCTATCGGGCTTGGCGAAGATGGACCAACCCACCAGCCTGTCGAGCAAGTTGCTTCGTTGCGTATGACGCCAAACATGAGTACATGGCGACCATGTGATCAGGTTGAATCAGCCGTTGCTTGGAAACTTGCCATCGAACGCAAAGATGGGCCAACCGCACTAATTTTCTCACGTCAGAACTTGGCACAACAACCCCGAAACAGTGAACAACTGGTCAATGTAGCGAAAGGCGGTTATGTGCTGCTTGATTGTGCTGATAAACCCGATCTTATCTTTATTGCAACAGGCTCTGAAGTCGAACTCGCGATTGAAGCCGCTACATTGCTGGCTAAAGAAGGTCAAAAAGTGCGTGTTGTTTCCATGCCATCGACTGATACTTTCGATAGACAGAGTGATGCTTACCGTGAGTCAGTATTGCCTGCCAGTGTTACAGCTCGAGTGGCGATTGAGGCGGGCATTAGTGACTACTGGTACAAATATGTAGGTTTGCAAGGACGTGTTATCGGTATGACAACATTTGGCGAATCAGCACCAGCTGATGAGCTTTTCAAGCTGTTTGGTTTCACGGTCGACAATGCGGTGAGCACAGCGCGCGCACTTCTCAATTAA
- the tal gene encoding transaldolase yields MSNQLTQLKSLTTVVADTGNIGLIRQYQPEDATTNPSLILQAAQLEEYAPLIEASVQYAKLQSSDQTQQVLDACDMLAVNIGKEILQTIPGRISTEVDARLSYDTQGSVTKARQLVKLYNDADIGNERILIKLAATWEGIKAAEILEQEGINCNLTLLFSFAQARACAEAGVFLISPFVGRIMDWHKAKENREFLGCEDPGVISVSKIYQYYKQHGYDTIVMGASFRNTSEIIELAGCDRLTIAPSLLAELEATQSPVIAKLFKPESTSDRPEPMTHAQFLWEHNLDPMAVEKVAEGIRNFAIDQGKLEAMIADKL; encoded by the coding sequence ATGAGTAACCAACTAACTCAGCTTAAGTCTCTTACTACTGTTGTCGCTGACACCGGAAACATTGGCTTAATTCGTCAATATCAACCAGAAGATGCCACCACCAATCCATCTCTGATTTTACAAGCTGCGCAGCTCGAGGAATATGCTCCCCTCATTGAAGCGTCGGTACAATACGCCAAACTTCAAAGCAGTGACCAAACGCAGCAAGTACTTGATGCCTGTGACATGCTAGCTGTCAATATTGGCAAAGAGATCCTACAAACAATTCCAGGTCGCATCTCTACTGAAGTCGATGCTCGCCTCTCATACGATACCCAAGGTAGCGTGACCAAAGCGCGCCAATTGGTAAAACTATATAACGATGCAGATATTGGCAATGAGCGCATCCTCATTAAGTTGGCCGCCACTTGGGAAGGTATCAAAGCTGCCGAAATTCTTGAGCAAGAAGGGATTAACTGTAACCTGACTCTATTGTTCTCATTCGCGCAAGCCCGAGCATGTGCAGAAGCTGGGGTGTTTCTGATTTCTCCTTTTGTTGGTCGCATTATGGACTGGCATAAAGCCAAAGAAAATCGAGAGTTTCTAGGCTGTGAAGACCCGGGGGTTATCTCTGTTTCTAAGATTTATCAATATTACAAACAACACGGCTATGACACTATCGTCATGGGTGCGAGTTTCCGTAATACCAGCGAAATCATCGAACTTGCGGGTTGCGATCGCTTAACAATCGCCCCGTCTCTTCTTGCAGAACTTGAAGCAACTCAAAGTCCAGTTATTGCAAAACTGTTCAAACCAGAGAGTACCTCTGATCGACCTGAACCGATGACACACGCACAGTTCCTTTGGGAACATAACCTTGATCCTATGGCGGTTGAAAAGGTGGCTGAGGGTATCCGCAACTTTGCCATCGACCAAGGTAAACTTGAGGCAATGATCGCCGACAAACTGTAA
- a CDS encoding aldose epimerase family protein, giving the protein MTKVENSNVQPWGNYQLISLTNNKGSQVDVSDLGATIVNFYVTNSYEERINIVLGYDKPSNYIQGRAYLGCVVGPWANRIANGKFRLDGHVVQLETNEGTNHLHGGKANIGAKCWEITEVTCHSVKLICSTLDGEAGYPCDIDFTVEYKLGEDNGLAITYSAIPSGITPINMTQHAYFNLDGSGTIENHSITLNSDRYLHIDEKALPTRIEPVDATPFDLRTPTIIANNLHQDHPQLISANGFDHCWVLDGNIKSRCASLTSNLSGLTLDVYTDQSGIQFYSGNFLNGEKGRMGQVYNRRAALCLETQCYPNQVNMPSRDDCLYDGNRIYQHKVIYRIKNQ; this is encoded by the coding sequence ATGACAAAGGTCGAGAACAGTAATGTCCAACCATGGGGCAATTATCAACTTATTTCACTAACTAACAACAAAGGGAGCCAAGTTGATGTTTCGGACCTAGGCGCAACTATCGTCAATTTCTATGTTACTAACAGCTATGAAGAACGCATCAACATAGTACTTGGCTATGATAAACCTTCCAATTATATTCAAGGTAGAGCTTATCTGGGTTGTGTGGTGGGACCATGGGCAAATCGTATCGCCAATGGAAAGTTCAGACTTGATGGACATGTCGTCCAACTTGAGACAAACGAAGGCACCAACCATCTGCACGGAGGAAAAGCAAATATTGGTGCAAAATGTTGGGAGATAACCGAAGTCACGTGCCATTCTGTCAAACTGATATGTTCTACACTTGATGGAGAGGCAGGTTACCCATGTGATATTGACTTTACAGTTGAATACAAATTAGGTGAGGACAATGGACTGGCTATTACATACAGCGCGATTCCATCTGGCATAACACCCATCAATATGACACAGCACGCCTATTTCAATCTCGATGGTAGCGGCACAATCGAAAACCACAGTATAACGTTGAACAGTGATCGCTATTTACATATTGATGAAAAAGCACTACCAACCCGAATTGAGCCCGTTGACGCTACGCCATTTGACTTAAGAACACCAACCATCATTGCAAACAACCTCCATCAAGATCACCCTCAACTTATCTCTGCTAATGGTTTTGATCACTGCTGGGTGTTAGATGGTAATATCAAATCAAGATGCGCATCGTTAACATCAAATCTGTCTGGACTCACTCTCGACGTTTACACCGACCAATCAGGTATTCAATTTTACTCAGGTAACTTTCTCAATGGTGAAAAAGGTCGCATGGGTCAAGTGTACAATAGACGCGCAGCGTTGTGCTTAGAAACCCAATGCTATCCAAACCAAGTCAACATGCCTTCACGTGATGACTGCCTGTACGATGGTAATCGCATATACCAACATAAAGTGATCTATCGAATAAAAAATCAGTAA
- a CDS encoding L-fucose/L-arabinose isomerase family protein → MNNIPTINLGIVAVSRDCFPLALSEQRRNSVVQQCHEINLKINELQTIIENETDMLEALNEAKQKSINALVIYLGNFGPEGPLSLMAQKFDGPVMFVAAAEESSSCLADARGDAYCGMLNASYSAGLRHVRPHIPEYPVGTPVQIAQMIHDFVPVARTILGLKGLKIFSFGPRPQDFVACNAPIKPLFDLGVEIMENSELDLFDLYQQAEGHPDIPSIIADMKDELGDSNPYPDLLPKLAQYEAALLDFHKANLGASTFGIFANKCWPSFEKFFGFVPCYVNARLAERGIPVACEVDIYGALSEYMITCATSQPATLLDINNTVPNDMVENHQHEMGKYSAKDLFMGFHCGNTASSCMKNSQIKFQKIMHSLMEPGKEPNITRGTLEGQIKPGQVTLFRLQTTADTKLRSYIAQGDILDIDPQSFGSIAVFAIPEMQRFYRHVLIQKRYPHHAGIAFGHVGKTLYQVLNLLGVEEIDYNQPLSERYPNEIPCSFIS, encoded by the coding sequence ATGAATAATATCCCAACGATCAATTTAGGAATTGTAGCAGTAAGTCGCGACTGCTTCCCTCTAGCCTTATCTGAACAACGCCGCAATTCTGTCGTGCAACAATGCCATGAGATAAATCTAAAAATCAATGAATTACAAACTATCATTGAGAATGAAACTGACATGTTAGAGGCATTAAACGAGGCAAAACAAAAGTCTATTAATGCACTGGTTATCTACTTGGGCAACTTTGGTCCTGAAGGTCCGCTATCGCTGATGGCACAAAAGTTTGATGGTCCTGTCATGTTTGTTGCGGCGGCAGAAGAGTCTAGCTCTTGTTTGGCAGACGCACGCGGCGATGCTTATTGTGGGATGCTTAACGCTTCATACAGTGCCGGACTCCGTCATGTCCGTCCACATATTCCTGAATACCCAGTTGGTACACCGGTACAAATTGCACAGATGATTCACGATTTCGTTCCGGTTGCCCGCACCATCTTGGGTCTTAAGGGACTCAAGATTTTTAGCTTTGGTCCTCGACCACAAGATTTTGTCGCTTGTAATGCCCCAATTAAACCTCTGTTCGATCTTGGGGTTGAGATTATGGAAAATAGTGAATTAGATCTGTTTGATTTATATCAACAAGCCGAAGGGCATCCAGATATTCCATCTATCATCGCCGATATGAAGGATGAACTAGGCGACAGTAATCCCTATCCTGATCTGTTACCAAAACTTGCGCAATATGAAGCTGCATTGTTGGATTTCCACAAAGCAAATCTTGGCGCTTCCACTTTTGGTATTTTTGCCAATAAATGCTGGCCTTCCTTTGAGAAGTTTTTCGGATTCGTCCCTTGTTATGTTAATGCAAGACTGGCCGAAAGAGGCATCCCTGTAGCCTGTGAAGTCGATATCTATGGTGCATTGTCTGAATATATGATCACCTGCGCCACATCTCAGCCAGCAACGCTGTTGGATATCAATAATACGGTTCCAAACGATATGGTTGAAAACCATCAGCATGAAATGGGAAAGTATTCCGCTAAAGATCTATTTATGGGTTTCCACTGCGGAAATACGGCTTCGAGTTGCATGAAAAACTCCCAGATTAAGTTCCAAAAGATCATGCATAGTTTGATGGAGCCAGGTAAAGAACCCAATATCACTCGCGGCACATTAGAGGGACAGATAAAACCAGGTCAAGTGACATTATTTAGACTGCAAACAACTGCGGATACCAAATTGCGCTCCTATATCGCACAGGGGGATATTCTTGATATTGATCCACAGTCGTTTGGCTCAATTGCTGTGTTTGCCATTCCAGAAATGCAGCGATTTTATCGCCATGTCTTGATTCAAAAACGCTACCCTCACCACGCTGGGATTGCGTTCGGTCATGTTGGAAAAACACTTTACCAAGTATTAAACCTGCTCGGTGTTGAAGAGATTGATTATAACCAACCTCTTTCTGAGCGTTATCCAAACGAAATCCCATGCAGCTTTATCAGCTAG